In Miscanthus floridulus cultivar M001 chromosome 5, ASM1932011v1, whole genome shotgun sequence, one genomic interval encodes:
- the LOC136452083 gene encoding uncharacterized protein → MASFNQESRAAPQREEAPVQSKYGGISPKKPLINKDHERAYFDSADWVLGKQGASSNSSTTTVPATEPLKPKLQRTAYHQLPPRRPACTSE, encoded by the exons ATGGCAAGCTTCAACCAAGAGAGCAGAGCAGCCCCACAGAGGGAGGAG GCACCTGTACAGAGCAAGTACGGAGGCATTTCTCCGAAGAAGCCCCTAATCAACAAGGACCACGAGCGCGCCTACTTCGATTCCGCAGACTGGGTCCTCGGCAAG CAAGGTgcgagcagcaacagcagcacgaCGACGGTCCCCGCCACCGAGCCCCTCAAGCCCAAGCTGCAG CGGACGGCGTACCACCAGCTTCCCCCTCGACGGCCCGCGTGCACGTCGGAGTAG